The Cyclobacteriaceae bacterium DNA segment CGCCAGATTAATCAATCCGGCAACAGACGATAACGGAGCCCGCAAATCATGCGATGTGCTGTACACAAAGCGGTCAAGTTCTTCGTTGAGTTTTTTAAGCATACGGTTGCTGTTCACCAACTCGCGACCGTTATGATGATTCAAACTGATCAGCAAATAAATGGCAAGGATGGAAGTGGGCAGTGCCACGGCAAAATTGATCAGAAAATTGGCCATCAATTCCTGCTCGGAGTACATCCGCTTTGGTAAGATGGAGAAATCGCCAAAGTAGGCCAGCACAAACAAACTATACGTTAGTGCGGCCAGGTTAACGGCTATAAACCGTTGCTTGTAATTAAACACAGCAAAGGCGCCCAGCGCTATGGGTATAAACAGAATGTAGGCTCCCGTTGCCGGGGCTTCGCTTGAAGCAAACAGGTAAACCACAAAATTGAGTGTAGGAAAAATAATGTAGTAGGCGGTGCAATGCTTTCCTCTTCTGTGCAGCCCGATTGCCAGACTGAGCATACCAATACAAAACAGGTATACGGGTATGGGTTTGTATAAATCCCAACTTAGATCAATTAGCGTATAGATGAAGCACACCATGATCGCGATCAGCGCAAAGTGCCCCGAAAGGATCACCTGCCGGTACTCCGTCCACGAATCGATGTAATTGTTTTTGCCTATTATGAGGTTACGGATAGCCCTTTTCATACTGTTATTAAAACCAACGTGCAAAGGTATTTTAAGGCATCCGCCCGAAAGTTTTCATCTGCCACCGGATATGGTGGATGCAAGATTCTTTGAAGATTTTAAGGTTTTTGAGGCCTGTGGATCGAAAATGAGTAGGATTTAATTTTTAGGCAGTATAATCCTGAATCGGGTGCCCTTTCCCAGCTCCGATTCCACAGTGATTTGGCCTCCCAGCTTCTTTACGGCCTCACGGGCAATGTACAATCCGAGGCCCGATCCCTTTGAGTTTTCGGATGCCCGGTAAAACATATCGAATATTTTCTCATGGTGATCGGGCTTTATGCCAACACCATTGTCTTCCACCAGAATTTCGCAATGGTTGTTTTCATTTTGCACCTGTATGCGCACATAACGTTCGGCCTTATGGCGATCGTGATATTTCAGTGCATTCGAAACCAGGTTGTTCAGCACAATTTTAAGGCGGACTTTGTCGGTTTTCAGGGAATAGTTTTCCGGAATGTCGGTTTTTATTTTTACCGATGATACTTCTTCAGCATAGCGCAGGTTATCCATGATCTCCCGAATGATGTCGTTCAGGTTTGTGTCTTCGGGGTCGTGGTTCAGTCGTGCATTTCGGGAGTAGTCAATAATATCGCGAATGAATTTTTCCTGGGCATCGATGCGGTTGCGCATCATGGAAAGCAACGTTGCGGTTTCCTCTGCGTTTGTTGTCTTTTCAGCAAGTGTTACCAGGCCCATCAGTGAACTAAGGGGCGCACGCAAATCGTGCGAAACACTGTATACAAACCGATCAAGCTCCGTGTTGCTTTGTTTTAATTCTTCTGTGAGTTGAAGTAGCCGTGATTCATTTTCCCGTAGCGACTTTTCAACATGGTAATTGATGTTGATGAGAAAGTAAATAATCAATACCGAAACCGTAGTTGCGATTACATAATTGATCAGAAAATACAAATCGTCAGTAGCATCTGTACCAGGCACCTCGGGCAGAATGGTGAAGTCGGATAGAAAGGCTAGTAAAAAAAGGGTTACGCCAAGGATCACAAACCCAAAAGCATAATACCACTCCTGATAACTAAACAAAACAATAGAAGAGAGTGCGACAGGTAAAAAGAAAATATAAACACCACTGGATGGTGGTTCAGAAGCCGCAAATAAATAGATAATGATATTGGCTGAAAGGGTGATGACGATAGTGGCTAAGCGGTAATGGCGGGCCCGGTTCAAAAAAAAGGCAAGCAGTCCAACCGCAGCAATGAGTGAATACATCGGCACGTTGCGGTATATCGAGTAGGCTATGTCAATTCCTACATAACCAATACCGGTAAAAAACATCATCAAGGCAATCTGCCCCCGCAACAATGCCTGTTTATACAGCTTGAGCGAAGGGATGATTGTTTTTCCGATGATGAAATCCCGCAACGGTCTTGATCGCATGCTTAAATCCTTTCGCTTGAAAGTAAAAAACTAAATTCAATTGCTAAAATCGATTCACGGAAGTTATGCCGGGATTATCAATTATCTTGCGTATCATTAACTGACTAATTTATTGCTGTGACTCCGCTATTCAAGAAGATCGGTCTGGCCATTGCCTTTTCTCCGCGTGTGGAAGCCATGCTGGCTGAAACCATTCGGTTGAAAAATACCTGGGAGG contains these protein-coding regions:
- a CDS encoding HAMP domain-containing sensor histidine kinase translates to MKRAIRNLIIGKNNYIDSWTEYRQVILSGHFALIAIMVCFIYTLIDLSWDLYKPIPVYLFCIGMLSLAIGLHRRGKHCTAYYIIFPTLNFVVYLFASSEAPATGAYILFIPIALGAFAVFNYKQRFIAVNLAALTYSLFVLAYFGDFSILPKRMYSEQELMANFLINFAVALPTSILAIYLLISLNHHNGRELVNSNRMLKKLNEELDRFVYSTSHDLRAPLSSVAGLINLARDNENPQEVKRYLGMMESRVNTLNKFIKDITDYSRNNRLEITRERIRVHELANEIWEALKYTPEAQVITFKNEIPEDLIIQSDTRRIHVILSNLISNAIRYHDLRKEEPYIRLQHHAVNTSHSFSVEDNGQGIAPEIQKRVFDMFYRGNESSQGSGLGLYIVKETTSKLAGSIHLNSHPRKGSTFTFTVPA
- a CDS encoding HAMP domain-containing sensor histidine kinase; protein product: MRSRPLRDFIIGKTIIPSLKLYKQALLRGQIALMMFFTGIGYVGIDIAYSIYRNVPMYSLIAAVGLLAFFLNRARHYRLATIVITLSANIIIYLFAASEPPSSGVYIFFLPVALSSIVLFSYQEWYYAFGFVILGVTLFLLAFLSDFTILPEVPGTDATDDLYFLINYVIATTVSVLIIYFLININYHVEKSLRENESRLLQLTEELKQSNTELDRFVYSVSHDLRAPLSSLMGLVTLAEKTTNAEETATLLSMMRNRIDAQEKFIRDIIDYSRNARLNHDPEDTNLNDIIREIMDNLRYAEEVSSVKIKTDIPENYSLKTDKVRLKIVLNNLVSNALKYHDRHKAERYVRIQVQNENNHCEILVEDNGVGIKPDHHEKIFDMFYRASENSKGSGLGLYIAREAVKKLGGQITVESELGKGTRFRIILPKN